A DNA window from bacterium contains the following coding sequences:
- a CDS encoding CoA transferase, whose amino-acid sequence MSGFAGWAREATEPSAAAGKPEALEGIRVLEFCPGHFGGMVAASVLAEFGAGTIKVEPPDGDPLRRVAPGEILVTGTGLPFLSEARNRRFVTLDADDPDGRAVFRRLALSADVIVTSETPERMEAMGCDYPSLREERPGIVYLSLSTYGAFGPDAVRPARDSDILCQALSGAPYIVGEPEREGVPPRPHEAPTRLGNWHGSFVQGLWGAYGVLAALHFRAETGKGQAVDISGAEALMMFADYNITWMHTGGKARGRVGNFDPAVFPYTYIRCRDGYTFIAAYNDEAFESLMHIIGRPEVARDPRFSTPKNRVALENERALLEIIEEWSGDRTADEILVAVEEYTSKRGGPGAAVVTGRVNRPLETLSEEHWRERGCFLRSRDPVYGELLLAAPPWKMSGTPARWKSGCRPPGSDNRDVYLGILGMTEEEYRRLAEAGTI is encoded by the coding sequence GTGAGCGGTTTCGCGGGGTGGGCGCGGGAGGCGACGGAACCTTCGGCCGCCGCGGGGAAGCCCGAGGCGCTCGAAGGGATCCGGGTCCTCGAATTCTGCCCCGGCCACTTCGGCGGGATGGTGGCCGCCTCGGTCCTGGCCGAATTCGGCGCCGGGACGATCAAGGTGGAGCCTCCCGACGGCGATCCGCTCCGACGCGTGGCGCCCGGGGAGATCCTGGTGACCGGGACGGGGCTCCCCTTCCTCTCCGAGGCGCGCAACCGCCGGTTCGTGACCCTCGACGCCGACGATCCCGACGGGCGGGCCGTCTTCCGGCGACTCGCCCTCTCCGCGGACGTGATCGTCACGTCGGAAACGCCGGAGCGCATGGAGGCGATGGGGTGCGACTACCCCTCCCTGCGGGAAGAGCGTCCGGGGATCGTCTATCTCTCCCTCTCCACCTACGGCGCGTTCGGCCCGGATGCCGTCCGCCCCGCGCGGGACAGCGACATTCTCTGCCAGGCGCTCTCCGGGGCCCCGTACATCGTCGGGGAGCCGGAACGGGAGGGGGTTCCGCCACGGCCGCACGAAGCCCCGACCCGCCTCGGGAACTGGCACGGGTCGTTCGTCCAGGGATTGTGGGGAGCCTACGGGGTCCTCGCGGCGCTTCATTTCCGCGCGGAGACCGGGAAGGGGCAGGCCGTGGACATCTCGGGCGCGGAGGCGCTGATGATGTTCGCGGACTACAACATCACCTGGATGCACACGGGGGGAAAGGCGCGCGGGCGCGTCGGGAACTTCGACCCCGCCGTCTTCCCGTACACCTACATCCGCTGCCGGGACGGCTACACCTTCATCGCGGCGTACAACGACGAGGCGTTCGAGTCGCTGATGCACATCATCGGCCGCCCGGAAGTCGCCCGCGACCCGCGGTTCTCCACGCCGAAGAACCGGGTCGCCCTCGAGAACGAACGGGCGCTCCTGGAGATCATCGAGGAGTGGTCCGGGGATCGCACGGCCGACGAGATCCTCGTGGCGGTCGAGGAGTACACCTCGAAGAGGGGCGGCCCCGGCGCGGCAGTGGTCACGGGGCGGGTGAACCGACCGCTCGAAACGCTCTCCGAGGAGCACTGGAGGGAGAGGGGGTGCTTTCTGCGATCCCGGGACCCCGTCTACGGGGAACTGCTGCTCGCCGCGCCGCCATGGAAGATGAGCGGGACCCCGGCGCGGTGGAAGTCGGGGTGCCGTCCCCCGGGGTCCGACAACCGGGACGTGTACCTGGGAATCCTCGGGATGACGGAAGAGGAGTACCGTCGGCTGGCGGAGGCGGGAACCATCTGA
- a CDS encoding acyl-CoA thioesterase has product MPANAKPVSATRLVMAQEMTPQDANPAGNVHGGNIMRLADSAAGVVAIRHSGRNCVTAAVDHFEFHAPVFIGNLVTFHASVNYVGRTSMEVGVRVEAEEPRTGKRTHTNSTYILMVALDDDGKPVEVPKLLLETAEDRRRNAEATQRAIDRKRRQGK; this is encoded by the coding sequence ATGCCCGCGAATGCGAAGCCCGTATCGGCGACCCGGCTGGTGATGGCGCAGGAGATGACGCCCCAGGACGCGAACCCCGCGGGGAACGTCCACGGGGGGAACATCATGCGGCTGGCCGACTCCGCCGCGGGCGTGGTGGCCATCCGGCACTCCGGCAGGAACTGCGTCACCGCCGCCGTGGACCACTTCGAATTCCACGCTCCCGTCTTCATCGGCAACCTCGTCACCTTCCACGCCTCCGTGAACTACGTGGGGCGCACCTCGATGGAGGTCGGAGTCCGCGTCGAGGCGGAGGAACCGCGCACGGGGAAGAGGACCCACACGAACTCCACCTATATCCTGATGGTGGCGCTGGACGACGATGGGAAGCCGGTCGAGGTGCCGAAGCTGTTGTTGGAGACCGCGGAGGACCGCCGCAGGAACGCCGAGGCGACGCAACGGGCGATCGATCGGAAGCGGCGCCAGGGGAAGTAG
- a CDS encoding cation:proton antiporter, producing MTDLPLILRDLAIVLAIATAVALLFGRLHLSVVAAFLVAGAILGPTGAGLVAESGMVDALAEIGVALLLFTVGLEISLANLGKMRLRIVQGGGVQLSATILLAMAVLSLAGFPLAEATFIGFVLSLSSTAIVLKVYADRMELDSGHGKISIGILLFQDMAVIPMMLLIPSFRQWETAQFSTVAFTLAKAGVGVGVILLASRFVIPLLLKEVIRLNSREILATTVMCLILGTAWIARWWGLSLAMGAFLAGMVISESEYVHEIAAQIFPFRDVFNGVFFISIGMLLDLPFLARHLPMILFVSLVVVVSKAICAVAAIRTLKYPWRVSVIGAIGLAQIGEFSFLLMSEGFRDGLVGTETYQYLLATAILTMVAAPFLMRSAPWAGRFFVRRLIREHEAEDAAEESAGAARVENHVIISGYGMNGKNLARVLRSTHVPYVIVDLNDAMVREGREAGEPIFYGDVNNPEILDRVGVGRARMLVLAISDPMATRRAVAVARRAKPGLVILVRTRYVADVDDLIALGANAVIPEEFETSVEIFSRVLREYHVPDHVIQQQEELIRSGTYRILRERVPSRGEGLLSEFETFLRQKVIEVFYISPDSPWAGRPLQELPVGNGAAGIVLLAVLREDRAIVQPSPAERIEAGDKLVLFGGHGPLATTLEELSRGSR from the coding sequence TTGACCGACCTGCCCCTGATCCTTCGCGACCTGGCCATCGTCCTGGCGATCGCCACGGCGGTCGCCCTGCTGTTCGGGCGGCTCCACCTGTCCGTCGTGGCGGCCTTCCTGGTCGCAGGCGCCATCCTCGGCCCGACCGGGGCGGGACTGGTTGCCGAGTCGGGGATGGTGGATGCCCTCGCCGAGATCGGCGTCGCCCTCCTTCTTTTCACCGTCGGCCTGGAGATCTCCCTCGCGAACCTGGGCAAGATGCGCCTCCGGATCGTGCAGGGCGGGGGCGTGCAACTCTCGGCGACGATCCTGCTGGCCATGGCGGTCCTTTCCCTCGCCGGGTTTCCCCTCGCGGAAGCCACCTTCATCGGGTTCGTCCTGTCCCTTTCGAGCACCGCGATCGTGCTGAAGGTGTACGCCGACCGGATGGAGCTCGACAGCGGCCACGGGAAGATCTCCATCGGCATCCTCCTGTTCCAGGACATGGCCGTGATCCCGATGATGCTGCTCATCCCCTCGTTCCGGCAATGGGAGACGGCGCAATTCTCCACCGTGGCGTTCACGCTGGCCAAGGCGGGCGTGGGCGTCGGGGTCATCCTGCTGGCGTCCCGTTTCGTGATCCCGCTCCTCCTCAAGGAAGTCATCCGGCTGAACAGCCGGGAAATCCTGGCGACGACGGTGATGTGCCTCATCCTCGGGACGGCGTGGATCGCCCGGTGGTGGGGGCTCTCCCTGGCGATGGGGGCGTTCCTCGCGGGAATGGTGATCTCCGAGTCGGAGTATGTCCACGAGATCGCCGCCCAGATCTTCCCCTTCCGGGACGTCTTCAACGGCGTGTTCTTCATCTCCATCGGCATGCTGCTCGACCTTCCGTTCCTCGCGCGACACCTGCCGATGATCCTTTTCGTCTCCCTCGTGGTCGTGGTGTCGAAGGCGATCTGCGCGGTCGCGGCGATCCGGACGCTGAAGTATCCGTGGCGCGTTTCGGTGATCGGCGCGATCGGGCTGGCGCAGATCGGGGAGTTCTCGTTCCTCCTCATGTCCGAGGGATTCCGCGACGGCCTGGTGGGCACCGAAACCTATCAGTATCTTCTCGCCACCGCGATCCTGACGATGGTGGCCGCTCCGTTCCTGATGCGGTCGGCTCCCTGGGCCGGGAGGTTCTTCGTCCGCCGCCTCATCCGGGAGCACGAGGCGGAGGACGCCGCGGAGGAATCCGCCGGCGCGGCGCGGGTCGAAAACCACGTGATCATCTCCGGGTACGGGATGAACGGAAAGAACCTCGCCCGCGTGCTTCGCTCGACGCACGTTCCCTACGTCATCGTCGACCTGAACGACGCGATGGTCCGCGAGGGCAGGGAGGCGGGAGAGCCGATCTTCTACGGGGACGTGAACAACCCGGAGATCCTCGACCGCGTCGGGGTGGGCCGCGCCCGGATGCTGGTGCTGGCCATCTCCGACCCGATGGCGACCCGCCGCGCCGTGGCGGTCGCCCGGCGGGCCAAGCCGGGGCTGGTCATCCTCGTGCGGACGCGGTACGTGGCGGACGTGGACGACCTGATCGCCCTGGGGGCGAACGCGGTCATTCCCGAGGAGTTCGAGACGTCGGTCGAGATCTTTTCCCGGGTCCTGCGCGAGTACCACGTCCCCGACCACGTCATCCAGCAGCAGGAGGAGTTGATTCGCAGCGGGACGTACCGGATCCTGCGGGAGCGCGTTCCCTCGAGGGGAGAGGGGCTGCTGTCGGAGTTCGAAACGTTCCTTCGTCAGAAAGTGATCGAGGTCTTCTACATATCCCCGGATTCGCCGTGGGCGGGGCGGCCCCTGCAGGAGCTTCCGGTCGGAAACGGCGCCGCCGGGATCGTCCTCCTCGCCGTCCTCCGGGAGGACCGCGCGATCGTGCAGCCGTCCCCGGCGGAGAGGATCGAGGCGGGGGACAAGCTCGTCCTCTTCGGGGGACATGGTCCCCTGGCGACTACGCTCGAGGAACTTTCCAGGGGGAGTCGCTGA